The following are encoded in a window of Flavobacteriales bacterium genomic DNA:
- a CDS encoding peptidoglycan DD-metalloendopeptidase family protein, which produces MRMNERVLHLLSCALLVATTGQAQSDTSSYGGPDGLEAYDEIEFFEDRGALPEIEHAAHALGLKWDVNDSLALIPGYDIYCHFNTDVIFDRSGTPKLGKDTLRLTLAHEDCDLSIPCPGHITSPFGPRRGRMHYGVDLKLNTGDPVHCAFDGMVRISKYNRSFGHVVVVRHQNGLETLYAHLSKRLVKPGDEVHAGDLLGLGGNTGRSYGSHLHFEVRFLDEPIDPATIFDLENGTIKARTLDIHHGTFAAIAAAKAAMAARKYHTVRSGDTLSGIARRYGTSVNQLCQLNGLRRDSIIRVGQRLRYN; this is translated from the coding sequence ATGCGGATGAACGAGCGGGTCCTGCATCTTCTGTCGTGTGCGCTTCTTGTGGCCACCACGGGGCAGGCCCAGAGCGACACAAGCAGCTACGGTGGTCCTGATGGTCTCGAAGCGTATGACGAGATCGAATTCTTCGAGGATCGTGGCGCGCTTCCCGAGATCGAACACGCCGCCCATGCGCTCGGCCTGAAGTGGGACGTCAACGATTCGCTGGCACTGATCCCCGGTTACGACATCTACTGCCACTTCAACACGGACGTCATCTTCGACCGGTCAGGAACGCCCAAGCTGGGCAAGGACACGCTACGCTTGACCCTGGCGCACGAGGACTGCGACCTGTCCATACCATGTCCTGGGCATATCACCTCGCCATTCGGACCCCGTAGAGGGCGCATGCACTATGGCGTGGACCTCAAGCTCAACACCGGGGATCCCGTGCACTGCGCGTTCGATGGCATGGTGCGCATCTCCAAATACAACAGGTCGTTCGGTCATGTGGTGGTGGTCCGTCACCAGAACGGCTTGGAAACGTTGTATGCGCACTTGAGCAAACGCCTGGTGAAGCCCGGCGATGAGGTCCATGCGGGCGACCTCCTGGGCCTGGGCGGGAACACGGGCCGCAGCTACGGCAGCCACCTGCACTTCGAGGTGCGTTTCCTGGACGAGCCCATCGACCCTGCCACCATCTTCGATCTGGAGAACGGCACCATCAAGGCCCGCACACTGGATATCCACCATGGCACTTTCGCGGCGATCGCCGCGGCCAAGGCCGCCATGGCCGCGCGCAAATACCACACGGTGCGAAGCGGGGACACGCTCTCCGGCATCGCCAGGCGCTACGGCACCTCGGTGAACCAGCTCTGCCAGTTGAACGGCCTGAGGCGCGACAGCATCATCCGCGTGGGTCAGCGGCTTCGCTACAACTGA
- a CDS encoding lysophospholipid acyltransferase family protein, protein MKRLVEPAELAKASHMRPGDARITLLTEVSGLKRLERFYNAIEHLHDLDFAAAVFDKLELAIEVDEKDLAGIPRSGGLVFVANHPYGAIDGLALVHVLGRVRPDLKVMANFLLQQLEPLRDRFIGVNPFEKLTARSSFQGMRQAMAHVQGGGALALFPAGEVSSWRTELKSVADPRWKMPAIKLTQHLGVPVVPVWFDGNNSVLFHMLGMIHPNLRTLALPKEMLRMRGRSLRMRVGKPIAPSDIEAFTSAEQLTRYLRAKTYALGSGLQVKRDLFTPLRFPRRPKDVVPAVESDLLLREIDGLADLKLNEQAEFELYLAPSHRIPNILREIGRLREETFRVVGEGTNKAIDLDEFDIYYDHLFLWDRAQRRIAGAYRIGDGRSIMGKYGRRAFYISTLFRMDRRMDRVLRKSFELGRSFVTQDYQRQRLPLYMLWRGLLLHMMANTDMRYLIGPVSISATYSRFSRKLIMEFVRQNHYDDEMAAWVRPRNRFKVRNDKSDSEALVQASMADLKKMDRLIAEVDPHETGMPVLLKKYLLLHARIIGFNRDPRFNDALDGLMLLDLHRLPERTVEDLRKGMTEA, encoded by the coding sequence ATGAAGCGCCTGGTCGAACCCGCTGAGCTGGCCAAGGCCAGCCACATGCGCCCCGGTGATGCGCGCATCACCCTTCTCACCGAGGTCAGCGGGTTGAAGCGTCTCGAGCGCTTCTACAACGCCATCGAACATCTTCATGACCTGGACTTCGCCGCCGCGGTGTTCGACAAGCTGGAGCTGGCCATTGAGGTCGACGAAAAGGACCTCGCCGGCATTCCGCGCTCGGGTGGGCTGGTCTTCGTGGCCAACCATCCATACGGCGCCATCGATGGGCTGGCCTTGGTGCATGTACTGGGCAGGGTGCGGCCGGACCTGAAGGTGATGGCCAATTTCCTGCTTCAGCAATTGGAGCCCCTGCGCGATCGCTTCATAGGTGTGAATCCTTTCGAGAAGCTCACGGCGAGAAGCAGTTTCCAAGGCATGCGACAGGCCATGGCCCATGTGCAGGGTGGGGGGGCGCTCGCGCTGTTCCCGGCCGGGGAGGTGAGCAGCTGGCGCACGGAACTCAAATCCGTGGCCGACCCGCGCTGGAAGATGCCGGCCATCAAGCTCACGCAGCATCTGGGCGTGCCCGTGGTACCCGTATGGTTCGATGGCAACAACAGTGTGTTGTTCCACATGCTGGGCATGATCCATCCCAACCTGCGCACACTGGCACTGCCGAAGGAGATGTTGCGCATGCGTGGTCGTTCGCTGAGGATGCGTGTGGGCAAGCCCATCGCGCCGTCGGACATCGAGGCGTTCACCTCGGCCGAGCAACTCACACGATACTTGCGTGCGAAGACCTACGCCCTGGGCAGTGGCCTGCAGGTGAAGCGCGATCTCTTCACCCCGCTGCGCTTTCCGCGCAGGCCCAAGGATGTCGTTCCGGCGGTGGAGAGCGACCTGTTGCTGCGCGAGATCGACGGCCTGGCCGACCTGAAGCTGAACGAGCAGGCGGAATTCGAGCTCTATCTCGCACCCAGTCACAGGATCCCGAACATCCTCCGCGAGATCGGACGGCTGCGGGAGGAGACCTTCCGCGTTGTGGGCGAAGGCACCAACAAGGCCATCGACCTGGACGAGTTCGACATCTACTACGACCACCTCTTCCTCTGGGACCGTGCCCAACGGCGAATCGCTGGCGCCTACCGTATCGGTGACGGCCGGAGCATCATGGGCAAGTATGGACGGCGTGCTTTCTACATCAGCACGCTTTTTCGCATGGACCGTCGCATGGACCGTGTGCTGCGAAAGAGTTTCGAGCTGGGCCGTTCATTCGTCACGCAGGATTATCAACGCCAGCGACTGCCCTTGTACATGCTCTGGCGCGGCCTGCTGCTGCACATGATGGCGAATACTGACATGCGCTACCTCATAGGTCCGGTGAGCATCAGCGCCACCTACAGCCGGTTCTCGCGCAAACTCATCATGGAATTCGTGCGCCAGAACCATTATGATGATGAGATGGCCGCCTGGGTGCGGCCGCGCAACCGGTTCAAAGTGCGCAACGACAAGTCCGACAGCGAGGCGCTCGTGCAGGCCTCCATGGCCGATCTGAAGAAGATGGACCGGCTCATCGCCGAGGTGGATCCCCATGAGACCGGCATGCCTGTGCTGCTGAAGAAGTACCTGCTGCTGCACGCCCGCATCATCGGCTTCAACCGCGACCCTCGCTTCAATGATGCGCTGGACGGCCTGATGCTGCTTGACCTGCATCGCCTGCCGGAGCGTACCGTGGAGGATCTTCGGAAAGGGATGACAGAGGCTTGA
- a CDS encoding UDP-2,3-diacylglucosamine diphosphatase, with translation MKRKIDILVLSDLHLGTYGCRARELKDYLRGIKPKMVVLNGDIIDIWQFKKSYFPKSHMQVLKRLLKMAAKVPVYYITGNHDEALRRYSPAMLGNLQLLDKLVLTVDGQRYWFFHGDIFDATMKHAKWLAKLGGFGYDLLIRINNVVNWFLERTGRPRMSFSKRVKRSVKRAVAYIGDFEETAASIAVHEGYDHVVCGHIHQPQIRRIDTSKGSVNYMNSGDWIEHMSALEYADGHWSLYMHEASVGLGTGVGRTMVQEPTAIRA, from the coding sequence ATGAAAAGGAAGATCGACATCCTGGTGCTCTCGGACCTTCACCTGGGCACCTACGGCTGCCGTGCCCGCGAACTGAAAGACTACCTGCGGGGCATCAAGCCGAAAATGGTGGTGCTCAACGGCGACATCATCGACATCTGGCAGTTCAAGAAGAGCTATTTCCCCAAGAGCCACATGCAGGTCCTGAAGAGGCTGTTGAAGATGGCGGCCAAGGTGCCGGTGTACTACATCACGGGCAACCACGATGAGGCCTTGCGCAGGTACAGCCCGGCCATGCTCGGCAACCTGCAACTCCTGGACAAATTGGTGCTCACCGTGGATGGACAGCGCTACTGGTTCTTCCACGGTGACATTTTCGACGCGACCATGAAGCACGCCAAGTGGCTGGCCAAACTCGGCGGCTTCGGCTATGACCTGCTCATCCGGATCAACAACGTGGTGAATTGGTTCCTGGAGCGGACCGGCCGGCCGCGCATGAGCTTCAGCAAAAGGGTGAAGCGCAGTGTGAAGCGCGCCGTGGCCTACATCGGGGACTTCGAGGAGACGGCGGCGAGCATCGCCGTGCATGAAGGGTATGACCATGTGGTGTGCGGCCATATCCACCAGCCCCAGATCAGGCGTATCGATACTTCCAAGGGGAGCGTGAACTACATGAACTCCGGTGATTGGATCGAGCACATGAGCGCGCTCGAATACGCGGACGGTCATTGGTCCCTTTACATGCACGAGGCATCCGTGGGCCTGGGCACAGGTGTGGGGCGCACAATGGTACAGGAGCCAACAGCCATAAGGGCCTGA